In one window of Desulforhabdus amnigena DNA:
- the tatC gene encoding twin-arginine translocase subunit TatC — protein sequence MSVDKMPFTEHLEELRKRLIYIAVAIGIGFLISYAFKEKLFEILMKPWIEALPQNQGAKLIYTAPHEAFFTYLKVSFIAGCGLSVPVVVYQIWSFIAPGLYEHERRYIIPIVFFSSFFFVGGALFGYFLVFPIGFQFFTSFANDYITPMISTREFLTFSMRLLLGFGFVFELPIFAFFLGKLGLVTASFLRRQRKIAIVVIFIIAAALTPGPDVFSQFMMAAPLLILYEASVWIVHFFGRKEKKEEAVEEQPDTVT from the coding sequence ATGTCAGTGGATAAGATGCCTTTCACCGAACATTTGGAAGAACTTCGCAAAAGACTCATTTACATTGCGGTAGCCATCGGAATCGGTTTCCTCATCAGTTACGCCTTCAAGGAGAAGCTCTTTGAAATCCTCATGAAACCCTGGATCGAGGCGCTTCCCCAAAACCAGGGGGCAAAGCTCATTTACACCGCACCCCATGAAGCCTTTTTCACCTATTTGAAGGTTTCCTTTATTGCGGGGTGTGGTCTCTCCGTGCCGGTCGTCGTCTACCAGATATGGAGTTTCATCGCTCCCGGCCTTTACGAACATGAGCGACGTTACATCATTCCCATCGTGTTCTTTTCAAGCTTCTTCTTTGTGGGCGGGGCGCTCTTCGGATATTTCCTGGTTTTTCCCATTGGATTCCAGTTCTTCACTTCGTTTGCCAACGATTATATCACCCCCATGATCAGTACCAGGGAGTTCCTGACCTTTTCCATGAGGCTTCTTCTGGGGTTTGGCTTCGTTTTCGAATTGCCCATTTTCGCCTTTTTCCTTGGCAAACTGGGACTCGTAACAGCCTCGTTTCTGAGGCGTCAGCGCAAGATCGCCATTGTCGTCATCTTTATCATCGCTGCGGCTCTCACACCCGGCCCCGATGTCTTTTCACAATTCATGATGGCGGCCCCTCTCCTCATACTTTATGAAGCCAGTGTATGGATCGTCCATTTCTTTGGGCGCAAGGAGAAAAAAGAAGAGGCCGTTGAGGAACAGCCGGATACTGTAACCTAA
- the tatB gene encoding Sec-independent protein translocase protein TatB encodes MFGIGFPELLVIMAIALIVVGPSKLPDLARALGRGYAEFKRATNELKETFDQDDTVREIKDEFHSAQREILSGKSFLKPLEAVNSRISPASEEPPAKSVPTESKGGAGRKPKQSDAEKSDEDSHANSR; translated from the coding sequence ATGTTTGGCATTGGATTCCCCGAGCTGCTTGTGATTATGGCGATCGCCCTGATTGTCGTCGGGCCAAGTAAACTTCCCGACCTGGCAAGAGCCCTGGGGCGTGGCTACGCTGAATTCAAAAGGGCTACCAATGAACTCAAAGAAACTTTCGATCAGGATGACACGGTGCGAGAAATTAAGGACGAATTTCACTCAGCGCAACGTGAAATCCTTTCAGGAAAAAGTTTCTTGAAGCCATTGGAAGCCGTCAATTCAAGGATATCCCCAGCCAGCGAAGAGCCGCCGGCTAAAAGTGTTCCAACGGAAAGCAAGGGGGGAGCGGGGAGGAAACCAAAGCAGTCCGATGCGGAAAAGTCCGATGAAGACTCGCATGCGAATTCAAGATAG
- a CDS encoding twin-arginine translocase TatA/TatE family subunit yields the protein MLGLGPMELVIILFLLLFFFGGKKLPQIGENLGRGISEFRRSLKGKPSNLASPGGDGTGKTDRKS from the coding sequence ATGCTTGGTTTGGGGCCCATGGAATTAGTCATCATACTCTTTCTTTTGCTATTTTTCTTTGGCGGCAAAAAGCTGCCGCAAATAGGGGAAAATCTGGGAAGAGGCATCAGTGAATTCAGAAGATCCCTAAAAGGAAAGCCATCCAACCTCGCCAGTCCCGGAGGAGACGGCACCGGAAAAACCGACAGAAAATCCTGA
- the ccsB gene encoding c-type cytochrome biogenesis protein CcsB, with protein sequence MESSLLLSITTFAYLLCMAFYLVGVVFRTDRMLLAGSITAFGTLVIQAIGILLRWWESYRIGYGHAPLSNLYESLVFAAWSIMLLYVILEFRSKQRVLGVFPSLFAFLAMAYASFSDQIDSKIQPLVPALKSNWLIAHVVTCFLGYAAFAVSCGISILYLLKKNQMSDSNEKGILIYLPSSRQLDEFNYQMIFFGFLWLSLGIITGSVWANSAWGTYWSWDPKETWSLITWLIYAALLHARTMKGWRGTRVAWLSLLGFVCVLFTYFGVNFLLSGLHSYAVK encoded by the coding sequence ATTGAAAGTTCTCTTCTTTTAAGCATAACCACATTTGCATATCTTCTATGCATGGCTTTCTATTTGGTAGGAGTGGTCTTCCGCACCGATCGGATGCTTCTGGCAGGCAGTATCACCGCGTTTGGCACACTCGTCATTCAAGCCATCGGCATTCTCCTGCGCTGGTGGGAATCCTACCGGATTGGCTACGGCCATGCCCCGCTTTCGAATCTTTATGAATCTCTCGTCTTTGCCGCCTGGTCTATCATGCTGCTTTATGTTATTTTGGAATTTCGGAGCAAACAAAGGGTTCTCGGCGTTTTTCCCTCCCTGTTTGCGTTTCTTGCCATGGCCTATGCGTCTTTTTCAGACCAGATTGATTCGAAGATCCAACCCCTCGTACCGGCACTCAAGAGCAACTGGCTCATCGCCCACGTCGTTACATGTTTTCTGGGCTATGCAGCATTTGCCGTCTCATGCGGAATCAGCATCCTCTATCTTTTGAAGAAGAATCAGATGTCTGATTCAAATGAAAAAGGAATACTGATATACCTGCCAAGCTCCAGGCAACTGGACGAGTTCAATTACCAGATGATCTTTTTCGGATTTTTATGGCTCTCACTGGGTATCATCACCGGTTCCGTCTGGGCCAATTCCGCATGGGGAACCTATTGGAGCTGGGACCCGAAAGAAACCTGGTCCCTCATCACCTGGCTGATCTATGCGGCACTGCTGCACGCTCGAACCATGAAGGGCTGGCGAGGAACCCGTGTGGCCTGGCTCTCCCTTTTGGGATTTGTCTGCGTCCTCTTCACTTATTTTGGTGTCAATTTCCTTTTGAGCGGCTTGCACAGTTACGCCGTTAAGTAA
- the resB gene encoding cytochrome c biogenesis protein ResB, whose amino-acid sequence MQQNKGLWQQIYQTFASLKLSIFIFLTLAVASVIGTLLPQGLMEQDLEQHFSPTATWWIATFGLHDLYRTGWFRFLLLLLCLNLIVCTIQRLPKAIKLLRYRDDHVDPEKLTKFAHHKHFSTKLGWEQTKDVLARVIAKEFGTTTELQNEGLYSAIAEKGRWSTLIVYVVHFSVLIVLLGALIGSLFGFKGFMNISEGEATAGVVLSSADRILNLPFQVRCDAFEASFYETGAPKDFRSDLTIIEDGREVLQRTIRVNDPLTYKGITFYQSSYGSSVRNAEVEFQDVDSGKTYKLVLPYRQAIPIPGTTDRVQAMQYQQDMAQFGPALALVLFREGQEPSGSWILVDMPKFHGNRIQNYQVKVDHVEQSRYTGLQVKRDPGVWIVWFGFVAMLAGIGLTFYTSHRKLWIWAEPAGEEREWGKVVIAGRTNKNPLAFEQDFNHLCERLQEELKQKDQRE is encoded by the coding sequence ATGCAGCAAAACAAAGGATTGTGGCAGCAGATATACCAAACTTTTGCATCCCTGAAATTATCCATTTTCATTTTTCTCACTCTGGCAGTGGCTTCAGTCATTGGAACCCTTCTTCCCCAGGGTTTGATGGAGCAGGATCTCGAACAACATTTCAGTCCGACCGCGACATGGTGGATCGCAACATTTGGGCTTCATGACCTCTATCGTACAGGTTGGTTTCGATTCCTCCTTCTCCTGCTCTGTTTGAATCTTATTGTCTGCACCATACAAAGGCTCCCTAAGGCCATCAAACTCCTCAGGTACCGCGACGACCACGTGGACCCGGAGAAGTTGACGAAATTCGCTCACCATAAGCATTTTTCTACGAAGCTTGGTTGGGAACAAACAAAAGATGTCTTGGCCCGAGTCATCGCAAAAGAATTTGGCACTACAACTGAGCTGCAAAATGAAGGTTTGTACAGTGCCATAGCCGAAAAGGGGCGTTGGAGCACTTTAATAGTTTACGTTGTGCATTTCAGTGTTCTCATCGTTCTTTTGGGAGCCCTGATAGGATCCCTGTTTGGATTCAAGGGCTTCATGAATATTTCTGAAGGTGAAGCAACTGCCGGGGTTGTCCTTTCCAGCGCAGACCGCATCCTCAACCTTCCCTTTCAAGTACGTTGCGACGCATTCGAAGCCTCTTTTTATGAAACGGGAGCCCCCAAGGATTTTCGATCGGATTTGACGATCATCGAAGACGGTAGGGAGGTACTCCAGAGAACCATTCGAGTGAATGATCCCTTGACCTATAAAGGAATTACATTTTATCAGTCTTCTTATGGTTCTTCGGTCAGGAATGCCGAAGTGGAGTTTCAGGATGTCGATTCGGGCAAAACCTACAAATTGGTGCTTCCTTATCGTCAGGCCATTCCTATTCCCGGCACAACCGACCGGGTTCAAGCCATGCAATATCAACAGGACATGGCTCAATTTGGACCAGCCCTGGCACTGGTTCTCTTTCGAGAGGGTCAGGAGCCTTCCGGGTCCTGGATTCTGGTAGACATGCCGAAATTCCACGGGAACCGCATTCAGAACTATCAGGTCAAAGTCGATCATGTGGAACAGAGCCGGTATACCGGACTCCAGGTGAAGCGAGACCCTGGTGTTTGGATCGTCTGGTTTGGATTTGTAGCCATGCTTGCGGGAATTGGTCTCACCTTTTATACGAGCCACAGAAAATTATGGATTTGGGCTGAGCCGGCGGGTGAAGAAAGAGAGTGGGGAAAGGTTGTTATTGCAGGAAGGACAAATAAGAATCCGCTTGCTTTTGAGCAGGACTTCAACCACCTTTGTGAACGTCTGCAGGAAGAACTCAAACAAAAAGATCAAAGGGAATAA
- a CDS encoding NAD(P)/FAD-dependent oxidoreductase, giving the protein MSQELLDFDVIILGSGPAGLQAAVHAARAKATVAVLGRMERSSLFKAHVENYCCMDTTLKGVDILEQGQRQAEKFGARFFSMDVVSMNRDEKGRFIIALESGEVLSAWAIILAMGISRNRLNVPGEKELLGKGVSYCVECDANFFRGETVIVVGDESAACSGALHLLLVADAVHLVYSDLKVDDRLRYQVEKSGIHLHPGSKVKAIMGTDGVTGVLLEDGQVIEGRGVFIELGAKGALELATKLGISLDPATMKYIETTKKQETNVQGVYAAGDICGPPWQMAKAVGEGCVAGMEAANYAKHERSKNT; this is encoded by the coding sequence ATGAGTCAGGAATTGCTCGATTTTGATGTGATTATTCTGGGAAGCGGACCTGCCGGGTTGCAGGCTGCAGTGCATGCGGCCCGTGCCAAGGCCACTGTAGCGGTTTTGGGACGCATGGAGAGAAGTTCTCTCTTCAAGGCTCACGTGGAAAACTACTGTTGTATGGATACCACATTAAAGGGAGTGGATATTTTGGAACAGGGGCAGCGGCAGGCTGAAAAGTTTGGTGCCCGCTTCTTTAGCATGGATGTGGTAAGTATGAACAGAGATGAAAAGGGGCGATTCATCATTGCATTGGAGTCGGGAGAGGTCCTTTCGGCCTGGGCTATTATACTGGCAATGGGGATTTCCAGAAATCGTCTCAATGTTCCAGGCGAAAAAGAACTTTTGGGGAAGGGGGTCAGTTACTGTGTTGAGTGTGACGCAAATTTCTTTCGAGGAGAAACGGTCATTGTCGTAGGCGACGAGAGTGCAGCATGCTCAGGAGCTCTTCATCTTTTGCTCGTGGCGGATGCGGTTCACCTTGTCTATTCTGATTTGAAAGTAGACGATCGTCTTCGCTACCAGGTGGAAAAGAGCGGGATCCATTTGCATCCGGGCTCAAAAGTTAAAGCGATTATGGGTACAGATGGTGTTACGGGTGTGCTCCTGGAAGATGGTCAGGTAATAGAAGGGAGAGGGGTTTTCATTGAGCTGGGAGCGAAAGGGGCCTTGGAATTGGCAACAAAACTCGGGATAAGCCTGGACCCGGCTACCATGAAGTACATTGAGACCACGAAGAAGCAGGAAACCAATGTGCAGGGTGTTTATGCTGCCGGGGATATCTGCGGACCACCCTGGCAAATGGCCAAGGCCGTGGGCGAAGGATGTGTCGCAGGGATGGAAGCTGCGAATTATGCCAAACATGAGCGAAGTAAGAATACCTGA